The genomic window AAAGCCATACATTGACTTAAATGTCATATTGACTATATGATACTTGCATACAAGCTGTCTACCCCTTTCTATTAAATATCGCTACTAGCGCGGTATGGCCAGAGGCAAACAAATGTTAACCACCTTCAACAGTACAATTAAAATAACGCTGTTAATCCTGCTGCTAAGCTGCATATGCACTACTAGCTATGCAGAAATAACCCTACCTAAATTAATTAGTAACAGCATGGTACTGCAGCGCGAACAGGCCATTACGCTTTGGGGGTGGGGAGCATTAGATGAGCAGGTAGAAGTACAACTTAATGGCAAGCCAGTAGGCACAAGCACTACTGCAGCAGGCAAATGGCAAATACAGTTAGCGCCGCAACCCGCTGGTGGGCCTCATACAATAACAATTGCAGGCACTAACACGATTGCATTAAATGATATATATTTTGGCGATGTGTGGCTCACCTCGGGCCAATCGAATATGGATTTACCCATGCGCAGGGTAAAACACACCTACCCTCTCGACGTTGCCGAGGCTCACCTGCCGCAGGTTAGAGTGTTTACCGTACCCAGCCAATACGACTTTAACCAGGTACATAACGATGTAAGCGGTGGCCAGTGGTTAGCCGTTAACCCAAATAATATAGAGCAATTCTCAGCGGTATCGTATTTTTTTGCCAAAGCATTACACCAAGCCAAACACATTCCCATAGGTATTATTAATAGCTCTATGGGCGGTACTACAGCCGAAGGTTGGCTGAGTGAAGAATCGCTGCAGGCCTTCCCTACTCACTACCAAAAAGCCAAGCAGTATCAAGATAAACATTATTTAGCCCAACTGATTAACAGCGATAAAAAAGCCCAAGCACAGTGGCACAACCAATTAACCCAAAACGATAAAGGCACCGCCGAAGAGTTGCCATGGTACGCACCAGAATACAAGGCGACTAACTGGCACAGCATGCAAGTACCGGGTTACTGGGCCAACCACCCAAGCTTTAAAGATGAAAGCACAATAAACGGCAATGTATGGTTTAGAAAAACCCTCACCTTACCCAATGACGCCGCGAATGAAGCAGGGCAAATATGGCTAGGCACAATTGTGGATGCCGACACCGTGTACATAAACGGCCACAAGATAGGTAATACCGGCTACCAATACCCACCCCGCCTATACCCCATTAATAAAAATATTTTACAGGCCGGTGAAAATACCATTGTGGTAAAAATTACTAGCAACCACGGCAAAGGCGGCTTTGTTTTAGATAAGCCCTATTGGTTAGAAGTAAATAACACACGCTACGATTTAAAAGGCGAATGGCAATTTAAGGTGGGCGCTCTCAGCGCACCACCCCCAAGCTCAAAATTTGTTAGTTACACCGCACCACTTGGCTATTACAACGCCATGCTTGCACCGTTGTTAACTACCCAAATAAAAGGTGTGGTGTGGTACCAAGGTGAATCGAATGTGGGCCGCGCAGAAGAATATAAAAGCCTTATGGCCACATTAATAAAAAGTTGGCGAGCTGGGTTTAATCAGCCCGAATTGCCCTTTATTGTAGTGCAGCTGGCAAACTTTTTAGAAGCACAAGCCGCACCCAGCGAGAGCCACTGGGCCGAATTACGCGAAGCCCAACGGCAAATAGTAAACAGCACCAACAACACCGCATTGGTAGTAACCATTGATGTGGGTGAATGGAACGATATTCACCCAGTGCGCAAAAAAGAAGTAGGCCAGCGCGCTGCAGTTGCCGCACGGCATATTGCTTACAACGAAACAGCCCTAGTGCACACAGGCCCACAAATACGCTGCTTCGAACAGCACAAGCAAAGTATTACCTTACATTTTGAACCGAGCAGCGCTGCGCTTAAAGCACCACACAATGTGGTGCACGGTATACAAATACAAACGGAAGATGCGCCCTTCCACTGGGTATGGGGGCACATTAAAGGCAATACAGTGGTTATTACCGCGCAGCAAGAACATGTGACTGGGCGCGTGAAAACAGTTCGCTACGCATGGGCAGATAACCCCAGCGCAGCCAATTTATTTAACGATGCAGGCCTACCGGCTGCCCCTTTCGAAATAACGAATTATTGCGAACAATAAAATGCCCCACGATCGCAAATACCGCTAAGGACGGCGGTATTGCGGTTGTACAAACTTACTTGTTATGGCTATGCACATTCTCAGCAAACTATAAAGCACAGCAACTATGCCAATCACCTTGCTTGTAAACTCGACCACAACCCCCAACCAAAAATATAAGTAGGGTGTTTGAGTTGCATAAGTTTCTTGCAAATACGCCCCGTAAAAATACAGCCCAAGCGCGCAAACAGCCATAATGGCAATTCTAACCATATCCTTCCCTCTCATACTTACTGCTCCTTCTTTCGCCCAACAACAAGTTACTACTACTTTCAATATAGCTAACAATCCGTTGTTCATCCGTGGAAGAGGCAATCGATCTAGAATTTTTAGTAGTTAAAAATCAAGCAAGTAATTACTCCGGCTAGAGGCCAGTAATGCCTTAAAACTTGATGCATATATAGTCAAAAAACATACAAGCCTGCAGAAATTTCCTCTTGGCGCACGCCAAAGTTCAAGCTTGTTCAAAGGTGCGAAGTCAAACCCACACACTCAACTACCACTTTCTTTTTTCAGGTGTCAGATTACAAAAACCACCTCTAAAAAGAGGGATAAACCAAAAAACCTCAAAAATATTTACTTTTTATTAAAACAACTAACTACTTGATTATAAAGAAATTAACATCACACATGGCGCCATTTTCCACATAATGAACGACCATTTTCCGGTTCTCGTACGTCCCACTTTTTTTTAGGAGTAACCTAAATCCTGCATTCCTAGTAATGCCCTAACAAAACGTCTACTTAATAAATAACTAATAATTCGGAAGACACCCATGATGTACACAAACCTCTTTAATTTAAAAAAGCACCTCTTTCAAACCTCACTTAAACTACTGGCCTGCGCCACATTAATTGGCGGCACCCTAAACGCAGCCGCTGACGTGCCAGCAATGTCCGTACAAGGCAATAAAGTACTGGTGGGCGGTGAAGTTAAAAGCCTTGGAGGTATGAGCTATTTTTGGTCTAACAACGGCTGGGGCGGCGAGAAATACTACAACGCTTCTACCGTTAGTTACTTCAAGCAAGACTGGAAGGCATCCATTGTTCGAGCTGCAATGGGGGTAGAAGATGCCGGCGGCTACTTCGATGACCCGCAGGGCTCTAAGCAAAAAGTTCGTACAATAGTAGATGCCGCCATTGCGAATGATATGTACGTCATTATCGATTGGCACTCACATTACGCCAACACCCACGACTGGGCAGCCGCTGTGCAATTTTTCCAAGAAATGGCACGTGACTATGGCCAATACAATAATGTGATTTATGAGGTATACAACGAACCACTGGATATCCCTTGGGGCCACATAAAAAGCTACGCCGAAACGGTAATTGATGCCATTCGCGCAATTGACCCAGATAACGTGATCGTAGTAGGCACTCCTCGCTGGTCGCAGGGGGTAAAAGAAGCGTCATGGGACCCAATCAACCGCAATAATATTGCCTACACGCTGCACTTCTATTCAGGTAGTCATGGCCAATGGCTGCGCAACGACGCAGCAGAAGCTATGAGTAATGGTATTGCCTTGTTTGTTACTGAATGGGGCAGCGTAAATGCCAATGGCGATGGCGCAGTCAACGAAGGCGAAACCGCAGCGTGGATGAACTTCATGCGCGATAACGGTATCCATCACGCAAACTGGTCTGTAAACGACAAAGCAGAGGGTGCATCTGCACTTAACCCTGGCGCCAGTGCCACAGGTGGTTGGGGCGACGGCGATTTGACTTGGTCTGGCCATGTTGTGCGCGGCTACCTGCGCGACTGGAACCAAATTGGTTCTGGCAATGGTAACGGCAACGGCACAGGCTGCACCGAGGTTAGCCTACCAGGCACGATAGAAGCGGAAGCCTACTGCGCAATGGATGGTATCCAAACCGAAAACACCAACGACACCAACGGCGGCAGTAACGTGGGCTACATAGATGCTGGCGACTGGATGAGCTACAGCGTAAACGTTGCTAACGCAGGCACTTATACCGTGTCTTACCGCGTGGCTAGCCTTGGCGGCGGCGGTGTTCTAAGCATTGAAAATGCCGGCGGCTCGCCCGTTTATGGCACGCTGAATGTACCGCAAACTGGCGGCTGGCAAGAATGGACCACTGTATCTCACGATATTAGCTTGCAAGCCGGCCAACAAAACATTGGCATAGCGGCAATAGAAGGTGGTTTTAACATCAACTGGATAGCCCTAACCCCTGCTGGCACCAACCCCAACCCAGTGCAAAGTATTACCTTACAAGCAGAAGACTACTCCTTTATGAGTGGCGTGCAGGTAGAAAATACTAGCGACAATGGCGGCGGTATGAACGTAGGCTGGTTAGATGCTGGCGACTGGCTTGCCTACCACGGCGTAAACATTCCAACCTCTGGCCAATACACCATAACTTACCGAGTAGCCAGCCAAAGCGGTGGTGGAAGCCTGCAGCTAGAACAAGCAGGTGGCGGCGTTGTTTACGGTAACCTGAACGTACCAAGCACTGGCGGCTGGCAGAACTGGGTAGACGTAAGCCATACCGTTACCCTTAACGCTGGTGTACAAGATTTTGGGTTAGGTATTACTAGTGGTGGCTTCAATATTAACTGGATAAAAGTCGAGGCAATTCACTAAATATGATTAATCACTAATGACTAGTCTCGAATAATTAGTCATTAGCTACCATCAATTAACGATTGATTCAGTGCTGTACGTCTTGCAGCATTCTTGCGCGCGGCTTAGGTTTCTAAGTCGCGTTTTTTGTTTTTGGCTCTTGTTTTTTGGTTGTTTCGGTTTTTTTGGTTATTGCTTAGCGCCTTAACCTTTGCCCTGCTAGTACGCACGTTTTAAATTAATTACTTTCAGCGTGCTGCTTTCTATATTCCGAAGGAGACATATTGGTTACGCGTTTAAAAAAACGATGAAAAGCCGATTTACTGCTAAAGCCCGCCAATGTCATTATTTCTGCGACTGGGGTTTTGGCGTGCTCAGGTTGTGCAAGCAACGCCTTTGCTGCTTCTACCCTATGGGTGTTCACATATTCAAAAAAATTGGTATTAAACTGAACATTAATAACACTAGAAACAGTTTTAACCGGTAAATCTATCCGCTTAGCCAGCGCCTCTATACTTAGGTTAGGCTTTAAATAAACCTTATCGTGCTCCATGGCAAATTTTATTCTATTAGGTGCAGTGTCTTCTATTTCTGCCTCTACTATTGGGGTGGTTGCATCTTGATTTGTTCGCAAAGCACTGTGGGCGTAAATCAAACTGTACACAAATAAGCTATTTACTAATATAAACGTCATGTAGTTGGCAGCTAAACCAAATGCATTGGCAAGCACTAATGGAATAAGCCCCTGCCCCGACAAAAGATGGGTAACAATGCCCCACGCCCAACTAAGTAAAAAACCCGCCGTAAGTAAATATAACCACGCAACAGCACCCATAGAAACAGCAGAAAACTGCTGTTTTAATCGCAATTGATACTGCCGAATATACAGAATTGATAGCACCGCGAAGGCGACCGTGAAATATTTAACAAAGTCCCAAATTACGTTGGCTATTTGTTTTTGCGCCTCTTCCTCTGCCCGCATTGTTAGGTGGTCTGATTGCACCCCAAACCAATAAATGTAACCAATAAAAATAGGAATAGGTAAAAAATAGGCGATGTGCCTACGCGCGATGATTGCGTTTTCTTTGGTTAGGTACTGCACATAAAGAAAGAGTAGCGGCCCACGCGCAAGCAAACTTACAGTTAAAAAATACGGCAACAGGCTATTATCAAAATAGCTACCCAACGAGATAGAATCGTTCCAAAGCAACAATACGCCCACAGAACTTATCGCAATAGATGCCAAAAATGCGCTAAGCAAGGCTTTATCTTTTTTAGTGCCAGATGGTATTGCCAACTGAAAAAGCGCCAGCAGTAGACACTCCATTATGGTAACAATAAGCACAACATCATGAATATTAAAAATGCGACCAAGCATACTTTGGGTCCTGTTGTGTTAGCGTACACTGGCAAAAACAGTTTTTTATTATTGCTACCCCTTAGGCTAGCAATAAGGCACCACTAAATAACTAAGCTTCGTATATTTCTAACGGCAGGTCGTCGGGGTCTTTAAAAAAGGTATATTTTTTACCGGTAAACTCATCAATACGAATAGGCTCCACAACAATTTTATGTTGCTTTAATTTGGCCACACTATGCTCGATGGAATCGACAGCGAACGCTAAATGCCGCAAACCGCAAGCTTCTGGGTGGCTTGGCCTAGGTGGCGGCGTGGGAAAGGAAAACAGCTC from Saccharophagus degradans 2-40 includes these protein-coding regions:
- a CDS encoding helix-turn-helix domain-containing protein yields the protein MLGRIFNIHDVVLIVTIMECLLLALFQLAIPSGTKKDKALLSAFLASIAISSVGVLLLWNDSISLGSYFDNSLLPYFLTVSLLARGPLLFLYVQYLTKENAIIARRHIAYFLPIPIFIGYIYWFGVQSDHLTMRAEEEAQKQIANVIWDFVKYFTVAFAVLSILYIRQYQLRLKQQFSAVSMGAVAWLYLLTAGFLLSWAWGIVTHLLSGQGLIPLVLANAFGLAANYMTFILVNSLFVYSLIYAHSALRTNQDATTPIVEAEIEDTAPNRIKFAMEHDKVYLKPNLSIEALAKRIDLPVKTVSSVINVQFNTNFFEYVNTHRVEAAKALLAQPEHAKTPVAEIMTLAGFSSKSAFHRFFKRVTNMSPSEYRKQHAESN
- a CDS encoding sialate O-acetylesterase, which codes for MLTTFNSTIKITLLILLLSCICTTSYAEITLPKLISNSMVLQREQAITLWGWGALDEQVEVQLNGKPVGTSTTAAGKWQIQLAPQPAGGPHTITIAGTNTIALNDIYFGDVWLTSGQSNMDLPMRRVKHTYPLDVAEAHLPQVRVFTVPSQYDFNQVHNDVSGGQWLAVNPNNIEQFSAVSYFFAKALHQAKHIPIGIINSSMGGTTAEGWLSEESLQAFPTHYQKAKQYQDKHYLAQLINSDKKAQAQWHNQLTQNDKGTAEELPWYAPEYKATNWHSMQVPGYWANHPSFKDESTINGNVWFRKTLTLPNDAANEAGQIWLGTIVDADTVYINGHKIGNTGYQYPPRLYPINKNILQAGENTIVVKITSNHGKGGFVLDKPYWLEVNNTRYDLKGEWQFKVGALSAPPPSSKFVSYTAPLGYYNAMLAPLLTTQIKGVVWYQGESNVGRAEEYKSLMATLIKSWRAGFNQPELPFIVVQLANFLEAQAAPSESHWAELREAQRQIVNSTNNTALVVTIDVGEWNDIHPVRKKEVGQRAAVAARHIAYNETALVHTGPQIRCFEQHKQSITLHFEPSSAALKAPHNVVHGIQIQTEDAPFHWVWGHIKGNTVVITAQQEHVTGRVKTVRYAWADNPSAANLFNDAGLPAAPFEITNYCEQ
- a CDS encoding SMU1112c/YaeR family gloxylase I-like metalloprotein codes for the protein MLKGIHHVAIICSDYNRSKLFYTEVLGLDIIAENYRDARDSFKLDLALPDGSQIELFSFPTPPPRPSHPEACGLRHLAFAVDSIEHSVAKLKQHKIVVEPIRIDEFTGKKYTFFKDPDDLPLEIYEA
- a CDS encoding carbohydrate-binding protein; the encoded protein is MMYTNLFNLKKHLFQTSLKLLACATLIGGTLNAAADVPAMSVQGNKVLVGGEVKSLGGMSYFWSNNGWGGEKYYNASTVSYFKQDWKASIVRAAMGVEDAGGYFDDPQGSKQKVRTIVDAAIANDMYVIIDWHSHYANTHDWAAAVQFFQEMARDYGQYNNVIYEVYNEPLDIPWGHIKSYAETVIDAIRAIDPDNVIVVGTPRWSQGVKEASWDPINRNNIAYTLHFYSGSHGQWLRNDAAEAMSNGIALFVTEWGSVNANGDGAVNEGETAAWMNFMRDNGIHHANWSVNDKAEGASALNPGASATGGWGDGDLTWSGHVVRGYLRDWNQIGSGNGNGNGTGCTEVSLPGTIEAEAYCAMDGIQTENTNDTNGGSNVGYIDAGDWMSYSVNVANAGTYTVSYRVASLGGGGVLSIENAGGSPVYGTLNVPQTGGWQEWTTVSHDISLQAGQQNIGIAAIEGGFNINWIALTPAGTNPNPVQSITLQAEDYSFMSGVQVENTSDNGGGMNVGWLDAGDWLAYHGVNIPTSGQYTITYRVASQSGGGSLQLEQAGGGVVYGNLNVPSTGGWQNWVDVSHTVTLNAGVQDFGLGITSGGFNINWIKVEAIH